One window of Aureibacillus halotolerans genomic DNA carries:
- the purN gene encoding phosphoribosylglycinamide formyltransferase: MSRIAIFASGTGSNFDAIKAAIDRNELQAEIALIVCDKPGAKVVEKAENAGIDVFQFTPKTYASKQAFETEIVKELHAKGVNLVVLAGYMRLVGDTLLAAYGGKIVNIHPSLLPAFPGKDAIGQAIEAGVKVSGVTIHYVDEGMDTGPIIAQESMKLSTDDSYEEVQQRIQAIEHSLYPKVIANVLKEATA, encoded by the coding sequence ATGAGTCGGATCGCCATCTTTGCCTCTGGTACAGGCTCAAATTTTGACGCCATTAAAGCGGCCATTGACAGAAATGAGCTACAGGCAGAGATCGCACTTATTGTTTGCGACAAACCTGGTGCTAAAGTCGTTGAAAAGGCGGAAAATGCAGGCATCGACGTGTTTCAATTCACGCCAAAGACGTATGCTTCCAAGCAAGCCTTTGAAACAGAGATTGTGAAGGAGCTTCATGCGAAAGGCGTCAACCTTGTCGTGCTTGCCGGCTATATGCGTTTAGTAGGGGACACATTGCTTGCAGCTTACGGGGGCAAAATCGTCAATATCCATCCGTCACTCCTTCCCGCGTTTCCGGGCAAGGACGCGATTGGTCAGGCCATTGAAGCAGGTGTAAAAGTAAGCGGTGTGACGATTCATTATGTCGATGAAGGCATGGACACTGGTCCAATTATTGCTCAGGAAAGCATGAAGCTGTCGACGGATGACAGCTATGAAGAGGTACAACAGCGTATCCAGGCAATCGAGCATTCATTGTATCCGAAAGTAATTGCAAACGTATTAAAGGAGGCAACAGCATGA